From a single Apium graveolens cultivar Ventura chromosome 2, ASM990537v1, whole genome shotgun sequence genomic region:
- the LOC141693597 gene encoding uncharacterized protein LOC141693597 yields the protein MSIDEILVVKAFAHNINWLGFHWPTVLADAKAYMKKCDRLQRHTPIVRQLLKRLISISSPIPFENVICSFGIPYIIGTDNGQQFDNEEFKDYCNDNNIELRFTSVTHPQRNGQAEVANQIIHDGLKKRFECSKNTWVDELLRILWAYRTTYKVIIEATSFMLSYRAEAVMPFDIIHGSPRVEAYEPKTNEEGMRLTLTLIDEVLDEANARNTEHQRRYSLYYNMRVKERFFQKGNMGLRKIKASGVGEKRKMASNLEGPYKVKKTLG from the exons ATGTCTATTGACGAAATTCTAGTAGTGAAGGCCTTCGCTCATAACATAAACTGGTTGGGGTTCCACTGGCCAACAGTGTTAGCCGATGCAAAGGCTTATATGAAGAAGTGTGATAGATTGCAGAGGCACACTCCTATAGTTCGACAACTCCTAAAGAGGCTTATATCCATTAGCTCCCCCATCCCCTTC GAGAATGTGATATGTTCATTTGGAATCCCATACATCATTGGTACGGATAATGGGCAACAGTTTGACAATGAAGAATTCAAGGATTATTGTAACGACAACAACATAGAACTCCGATTCACCTCAGTTACCCATCCCCAAAgaaatgggcaagcagaagttgcTAATCAAATCATCCATGATGGACTCAAGAAGAGGTTTGAATGCTCAAAAAACACTTGGGTGGACGAATTGCTACGTATACTTTGGGCATATCGTACTACTTACAAAGTTATAATTGAAGCTACCTCATTCATGTTGTCCTACAGAGCCGAGGCAGTAATGCCCTTTGATATCATCCACGGGTCACCGAGGGTTGAAGCATATGAACCAAAAACCAatgaagaaggcatgaggctcaCCCTCACCCTCATTGACGAGGTCCTAGATGAAGCCAACGCCCGTAATACAGAACATCAACGCAGATACTCCCTCTATTACAATAtgagggttaaagagaggtttttccaAAAAGGCAACATGGGTTTGAGGAAAATCAAGGCATCAGGGGTTGGCGAGAAAAGGAAGATGGCCTCAAATTTGGAAGGACCTTACAAGGTCAAGAAGACACTAGGATGA